Proteins encoded together in one Bombiscardovia nodaiensis window:
- the smc gene encoding chromosome partition protein Smc, giving the protein MYLKELTLRGFKSFASATTLRFEPGITAVVGPNGSGKSNIVDALAWVMGEQGAKALRGSSMEDVIFAGTSSRPPLGRAQVSLTIDNTDRVLDIDYTEVTITRTIFRNGGSEYAINGSACRLLDIQELLSDTGLGQQMHVIVGQGRLDAILHADPSGHRAFIEEAAGILKHRKRKERALRKLGNTETNLSRLDDLLGEIHRQLGPLGRQARVSRRADGIEVTLRDAQARIYADDALQAQRSLDSTRQQLGELRGQLTDRQRALAQVKMRIEQVEALSQESNPQMTRINQTWHDLTQLQERYQALSSLADERLRSLRSQMEQTHAGPDPELLSKRADELEAQQQAQAGLVDEARLALDAATEERASQEKQLAAARQTLTELQQTARRRDAQLSSLQGLVTKEESALELAQERLADAERNQAATAQQLKEAQAQETQLADDDQSDQEADLREAQEAAEQARAQARDEVNRLEEERRQLNSQMIALQAKADALSDTLQARTAMGQLAQDQSVHLLGRLADFIQVEEGWEEAVAHALADYSGALVVADAQDLQTALSKAHEEQLGKAALLQPLAGAELGQEEAAARDSLAQSSQENTSSQPVRSAASLISARADAPDSDQAQGVLQSTRLLLAHTAAVENSQQAQELMAQARQAGPAATWDQAITRQTDVFTLAGAVGGSGPATSDLALVARRDKAQLQAQALDGQLKGQQVELDQAQEALQEANSALETAKAGVTEFRIKAEQSKKTLLAAQAQTRQLQSKLESASQRISQLKDDVDSHQAKVDDVRQALQQAQESDSQHIDIDGLTQRAHSLEQALDQARSAETRAQITWNDTQQKAQSLLRQAQLLRSQAQEALERRERQAQANREREASIEHVEGIQDSAQGLLKLIARSLEQTVSERDRLQSQLTSHDSELKDLRTQRSELEPQVEGLQGQVHQLDVDRERLATQAGQVSQKISDSLGMTMEEAIRDYGPDQLVPVLDETGAPVPVEGAELAGQATDEDAVEGPGDDALDGVEHTESGQISSQVQAGADPTTDADREGAQRYQSVPYVREEQIKRLAKAQRDLAALGKVNPLAAEEYESLKTRNQYLNDQRQDVVQSRDDLMNLVKDLDQTMVDVFKSAFDDTAAAFEQMFATLFPGGRGRLRLENPDDLLTTGVLVEASPAGKKVKQLSLLSGGERSLTALALLFAIFTARPSPFYVMDEVEAALDDVNLSRLLNAFNQLREHAQLIIITHQQRTMSIADALYGVTMRADGVTAVISQKLAQGQEEGLGSSE; this is encoded by the coding sequence ATGTACTTAAAGGAGCTCACCCTGCGGGGGTTCAAATCCTTCGCCTCCGCCACCACCCTGCGTTTTGAGCCAGGTATTACGGCCGTAGTGGGCCCTAATGGCTCGGGCAAGTCGAATATTGTCGACGCCCTGGCTTGGGTGATGGGTGAGCAGGGGGCGAAAGCTCTGCGCGGCAGCTCCATGGAAGACGTGATTTTTGCTGGCACCTCCTCCCGGCCTCCGCTCGGGCGCGCCCAGGTGAGCTTGACCATTGACAACACCGATCGGGTGCTCGACATTGACTATACGGAAGTGACCATCACCCGCACCATCTTCCGCAACGGCGGCTCCGAGTACGCCATCAACGGGTCAGCCTGCCGCCTGCTCGACATTCAGGAGCTGCTTTCCGACACGGGCCTGGGCCAGCAGATGCACGTGATCGTCGGCCAGGGGCGGCTCGACGCTATTTTGCACGCCGACCCCAGCGGTCACCGGGCCTTCATTGAGGAGGCCGCCGGCATCTTAAAACACCGCAAGCGCAAGGAACGAGCCCTGCGTAAGCTGGGGAATACGGAAACCAACCTCTCCCGCCTGGACGACCTGCTGGGCGAGATTCACCGGCAGCTCGGTCCCCTGGGTAGGCAGGCGAGGGTCTCTCGTAGGGCCGACGGCATAGAAGTTACCCTGAGGGACGCCCAGGCCCGCATTTACGCCGACGATGCCCTCCAGGCCCAGCGCTCGCTTGACTCTACCCGCCAGCAGCTGGGGGAGTTGAGGGGGCAGCTGACCGATCGGCAGCGAGCCTTGGCTCAGGTCAAGATGCGCATTGAGCAGGTTGAGGCCCTGAGCCAGGAGTCCAACCCGCAGATGACGCGGATTAACCAGACCTGGCACGATCTGACCCAACTCCAGGAGCGCTACCAGGCGCTTAGCTCCCTGGCCGACGAGCGCCTGCGCTCCCTGCGTTCCCAGATGGAGCAGACTCATGCGGGCCCAGACCCTGAGCTCTTGAGCAAGCGTGCCGACGAGTTAGAGGCCCAGCAGCAGGCGCAGGCGGGCCTGGTGGATGAGGCTCGACTGGCTCTGGATGCGGCCACCGAGGAGCGTGCCAGTCAGGAGAAGCAGTTGGCGGCCGCTCGGCAGACCTTGACCGAGCTCCAGCAGACGGCCCGCCGCAGGGACGCTCAGCTCTCGAGCTTGCAGGGGCTGGTCACTAAGGAAGAGTCAGCCCTTGAGCTGGCCCAGGAGCGCTTGGCAGACGCTGAACGTAACCAGGCAGCCACGGCCCAACAGCTCAAGGAGGCCCAGGCTCAAGAGACTCAACTGGCGGACGACGACCAGTCGGACCAAGAAGCTGACTTGCGGGAGGCCCAGGAGGCAGCTGAGCAGGCTCGGGCGCAGGCTCGCGACGAGGTCAACCGATTGGAGGAGGAGCGTCGCCAGCTCAACTCGCAGATGATTGCCCTTCAAGCCAAGGCGGATGCCTTGAGCGACACCCTCCAGGCGCGTACAGCTATGGGTCAGCTGGCTCAAGATCAGAGCGTGCACCTGCTGGGCCGCTTGGCTGACTTCATCCAGGTGGAGGAGGGCTGGGAGGAGGCCGTAGCCCATGCGCTCGCTGACTACTCCGGGGCCCTGGTGGTGGCCGATGCCCAGGATTTGCAGACGGCCCTGAGCAAGGCTCACGAGGAGCAGTTAGGCAAGGCGGCCCTCTTACAACCCTTAGCAGGAGCCGAACTTGGCCAGGAAGAGGCAGCTGCTAGGGACAGCCTGGCGCAATCTTCGCAGGAGAACACTTCTAGTCAGCCGGTCCGTTCTGCCGCTAGTCTCATCAGCGCTCGTGCTGACGCGCCAGACTCGGACCAGGCGCAGGGTGTGCTCCAATCTACCCGCCTACTGCTGGCTCATACGGCGGCCGTAGAGAATAGTCAGCAGGCCCAAGAGCTGATGGCCCAGGCCCGGCAGGCAGGCCCGGCGGCCACCTGGGACCAGGCCATCACCCGCCAGACGGACGTGTTCACCCTGGCTGGCGCTGTCGGGGGATCAGGACCTGCCACCAGCGACCTAGCTCTGGTGGCCCGGCGCGATAAGGCCCAGCTCCAGGCGCAGGCTTTGGACGGCCAGCTCAAGGGCCAGCAGGTCGAACTTGACCAGGCCCAGGAGGCGCTGCAGGAAGCCAACTCCGCACTCGAGACTGCAAAGGCGGGGGTGACGGAGTTTCGCATCAAAGCTGAGCAGAGCAAAAAAACCCTGCTGGCAGCCCAGGCACAGACCCGGCAGCTCCAGAGCAAGCTCGAGAGTGCCAGCCAGCGCATAAGCCAGCTCAAGGATGACGTAGACAGCCACCAGGCCAAGGTGGATGACGTGCGCCAGGCCCTCCAGCAGGCCCAGGAGTCGGATTCACAGCACATCGACATAGACGGGCTGACCCAGCGGGCCCACAGTCTGGAGCAGGCGCTCGACCAGGCTCGTTCGGCTGAGACCCGTGCGCAGATTACTTGGAACGACACGCAGCAGAAGGCCCAGTCACTCCTCCGTCAGGCCCAGCTCCTGCGCTCTCAGGCTCAGGAGGCCCTGGAACGCCGGGAGCGGCAGGCCCAGGCCAACCGCGAGCGGGAGGCTAGCATCGAGCACGTTGAGGGGATTCAAGACAGCGCCCAGGGTTTGCTCAAGCTCATTGCCCGCAGTCTGGAACAGACCGTGAGCGAGCGGGACCGCCTACAGTCGCAGCTAACCAGCCACGACAGCGAACTCAAAGACCTCCGCACCCAGCGCAGCGAGCTCGAACCTCAGGTCGAAGGCTTGCAGGGCCAAGTCCACCAGCTGGACGTGGACCGGGAGCGCTTGGCCACGCAAGCCGGGCAGGTTTCCCAGAAGATTAGCGACAGCCTGGGCATGACCATGGAGGAAGCCATTCGCGACTATGGGCCGGACCAGCTGGTGCCTGTGCTTGATGAGACAGGGGCTCCGGTACCCGTGGAAGGTGCTGAGTTGGCCGGTCAGGCTACTGACGAGGACGCGGTTGAGGGCCCAGGGGATGACGCACTGGATGGCGTAGAGCATACAGAGTCTGGGCAAATAAGCTCGCAAGTGCAGGCGGGCGCAGACCCGACTACTGACGCGGACCGGGAGGGGGCTCAGCGCTACCAGAGTGTGCCCTATGTGCGCGAGGAGCAGATCAAGCGCCTGGCCAAGGCTCAGCGGGATTTGGCGGCCCTGGGCAAGGTGAACCCGCTGGCTGCCGAGGAGTATGAGTCCCTGAAAACTCGCAACCAGTACCTGAACGACCAGCGGCAGGATGTGGTGCAGTCCAGAGACGATTTAATGAACTTAGTCAAGGATTTGGACCAGACCATGGTGGACGTGTTCAAGTCGGCCTTCGACGATACGGCTGCCGCTTTTGAGCAGATGTTCGCCACTCTCTTCCCCGGGGGGCGTGGGCGGCTGCGCCTGGAAAATCCTGACGACCTCCTGACCACCGGTGTGCTGGTCGAAGCGAGCCCGGCTGGCAAAAAAGTCAAGCAGCTCTCCCTGCTCTCGGGCGGTGAGCGCTCGCTGACGGCTCTGGCCCTCCTCTTCGCCATCTTTACGGCCCGGCCCAGTCCCTTCTACGTGATGGACGAGGTTGAGGCTGCCCTAGACGACGTGAATCTCTCCCGCCTGCTCAACGCCTTCAACCAGCTGCGCGAGCACGCCCAGCTCATCATCATCACCCACCAGCAGCGGACCATGTCCATTGCGGACGCCCTGTACGGTGTGACCATGCGGGCGGACGGCGTGACGGCTGTCATTTCGCAAAAGCTCGCACAGGGGCAAGAAGAGGGGCTGGGCTCCAGCGAATAG
- the pepP gene encoding Xaa-Pro aminopeptidase — MAESTTPKEADIDINEQDMADRVNNRTLRPNSATFQEFMTQGWGEQEASVEPLESSKYIGARLAKLGQRFPGERLIIPAGDYKTRNNDNDYAFRPDSAFAYYTGLGEDLEPGAILVLDPVQSGSPQAQSGQTHQAMLYVHPRADQSTRDYYRSSQYGEYWVGPRAGLKELSIMTGLPTRDSALFDKDIAQGVGPENEAVHLRALRHTDEAITAQVEAVRKEQGQCSPDQGVALDNKFEEFASEARMEKDAYEVGEMRKAIAATKDGFDKILSRLPEVVGLPRSERMLEGAFNANAREEGNDVGYGSIIASGTHAPILHWMRNSGTVEEGDLLLIDAGVEVNSLYTADITRTFPVGGHFNPIQKQIYETVLEAQQAGFEAAKPGATYSDIHHAVMRVLATRLHEWGILKVSVEESLSPQGQQHRRWHACGCAHHLGLDVHDCAEARYESYQGAAITPGMIFTIEPGLYFKENDMMVPPEFRGIGVRVEDDILMTENGPEWLSKQIPKSVQEVEAWMAERAHQA, encoded by the coding sequence ATGGCAGAGAGCACCACGCCGAAGGAAGCGGACATCGACATCAACGAGCAGGACATGGCTGACCGGGTCAACAACCGCACCCTGCGGCCGAATTCCGCCACGTTTCAAGAGTTCATGACCCAGGGCTGGGGCGAGCAAGAGGCGAGCGTGGAACCGCTCGAATCCAGCAAGTACATCGGCGCTCGCCTGGCCAAGCTGGGCCAGCGCTTCCCCGGCGAACGCCTGATCATCCCCGCCGGCGACTACAAAACTCGCAACAACGACAACGATTACGCCTTCCGCCCCGACTCAGCCTTCGCCTATTACACGGGCTTAGGCGAGGACTTGGAGCCCGGCGCCATCTTGGTGCTCGATCCCGTCCAATCTGGCTCCCCGCAAGCCCAGAGCGGCCAGACCCACCAGGCGATGCTCTACGTGCACCCCCGCGCCGACCAGTCCACGCGCGACTACTATCGCTCCTCCCAGTATGGCGAATACTGGGTGGGTCCGCGCGCAGGTCTCAAGGAGCTCTCCATCATGACCGGACTGCCCACCCGCGACTCGGCCCTCTTTGACAAGGACATCGCCCAGGGCGTAGGCCCCGAAAACGAGGCCGTGCACTTGCGCGCCCTGCGCCATACGGACGAGGCCATTACGGCCCAGGTGGAGGCGGTTCGCAAGGAGCAGGGCCAGTGCAGCCCCGACCAGGGCGTCGCGCTCGACAACAAGTTCGAGGAGTTTGCCTCCGAAGCCCGCATGGAAAAGGACGCGTACGAGGTGGGCGAAATGCGCAAGGCTATCGCCGCCACCAAGGACGGGTTTGACAAGATTTTGAGCCGCCTGCCCGAAGTGGTCGGCCTCCCCCGCTCCGAGCGCATGTTGGAGGGCGCCTTTAACGCCAACGCCCGCGAAGAGGGCAACGACGTGGGCTACGGCTCTATCATCGCCTCGGGCACGCACGCCCCCATCCTCCACTGGATGCGCAACTCCGGCACCGTTGAGGAGGGCGACCTACTCTTAATTGACGCTGGCGTTGAGGTCAACTCCCTCTACACGGCCGACATTACCCGCACCTTCCCGGTGGGCGGCCACTTTAATCCCATCCAAAAGCAGATTTACGAGACCGTGCTCGAGGCCCAGCAGGCCGGCTTTGAGGCTGCCAAGCCCGGAGCTACCTATTCCGACATCCACCATGCGGTGATGCGAGTCTTGGCCACCCGCCTGCACGAGTGGGGCATTTTGAAGGTGTCTGTGGAGGAATCGCTCTCCCCGCAGGGTCAGCAGCATCGCCGTTGGCACGCCTGCGGCTGCGCCCACCACCTGGGGCTGGACGTACACGACTGCGCTGAGGCCCGCTACGAGTCCTACCAGGGTGCGGCCATTACTCCCGGCATGATTTTCACCATTGAGCCCGGCCTCTACTTCAAGGAGAACGACATGATGGTCCCCCCGGAGTTCCGTGGCATCGGCGTGCGCGTAGAAGACGACATACTGATGACCGAAAATGGCCCAGAATGGCTCTCCAAGCAGATTCCTAAGAGTGTGCAAGAGGTGGAAGCCTGGATGGCTGAGCGCGCCCACCAGGCCTGA
- the folC gene encoding dihydrofolate synthase yields MSYEQPNRQGRTIREVEREIMARPTEHTSTNLNLDRMHAILDLLGHPESSFRVVHITGTNGKGSTARMTEAILRAYGLRTGLYTSPHLERINERIAIDGQELSDDNFIDAYEQMKDFIAIVDAQAAEQGQAPMSFFEVLTAMAIWAFADAPVDVAVVEVGMGGLWDATNVLDADAAIIGPIDMDHMQWLGNTVEQIATEKAGIIKPGSTVIVGAQPHEDEVMPIIEQAAREQGAAALWRDGQELEVVARQPAVGGQVATLRTPGGTYEDVPIDKFGVHQAHNALAALAAAEVVIPVNGALEGDLVGEALSQVRIPGRIEQVRTSPTIIIDGGHNVNAAQSLRDAIEENYDFEQVVGVIAMMKDKQVEEYLGILEPLLSQVVVTENSWRERVMPADELEAIAQKVFGPERVFREKSLPDAIQTAVDMVDAQDELGVGYGHGVLICGSFVTAGDARALLKERPNPDLAKPKAERV; encoded by the coding sequence ATGTCATATGAGCAACCCAACAGGCAAGGCCGTACTATCCGCGAGGTAGAGCGCGAAATTATGGCCCGGCCCACGGAGCATACGTCCACCAACCTCAATTTGGACCGCATGCACGCCATTCTCGACCTGCTGGGCCACCCTGAGTCCTCCTTCCGCGTGGTCCACATCACCGGCACCAACGGCAAGGGTTCGACCGCCCGGATGACCGAAGCCATATTGCGGGCCTACGGCCTGCGCACGGGCCTGTACACATCGCCGCACTTGGAGCGGATCAATGAGCGCATTGCCATCGACGGCCAGGAGCTCTCCGACGACAACTTCATCGATGCCTACGAGCAGATGAAGGATTTTATCGCTATTGTCGATGCTCAAGCCGCTGAGCAGGGTCAGGCGCCTATGAGCTTCTTCGAGGTGCTGACCGCCATGGCGATTTGGGCTTTTGCGGACGCGCCCGTGGACGTGGCCGTGGTGGAAGTGGGCATGGGCGGCCTCTGGGATGCCACGAACGTGCTCGATGCAGACGCGGCTATTATCGGGCCGATTGATATGGACCACATGCAGTGGTTGGGCAACACGGTAGAACAAATTGCCACTGAGAAAGCCGGCATTATTAAGCCCGGTTCCACGGTGATTGTGGGTGCCCAGCCCCACGAAGACGAGGTCATGCCGATTATTGAACAAGCAGCCCGGGAGCAGGGGGCGGCGGCGCTCTGGCGTGACGGCCAGGAGCTGGAAGTGGTCGCCCGCCAACCGGCAGTAGGCGGACAGGTAGCCACCCTGCGAACTCCGGGCGGTACCTATGAGGACGTGCCCATCGACAAGTTCGGGGTCCACCAGGCTCACAATGCCCTGGCCGCCCTAGCCGCAGCCGAGGTGGTCATCCCGGTGAACGGTGCTCTGGAAGGGGATTTGGTAGGCGAGGCCCTGAGCCAGGTTCGCATCCCCGGCCGCATTGAACAGGTGCGCACTTCGCCCACGATTATCATCGATGGTGGCCACAATGTGAACGCTGCCCAGTCCCTGCGCGATGCCATCGAGGAAAATTACGACTTTGAGCAAGTGGTCGGCGTAATTGCCATGATGAAAGACAAGCAGGTGGAGGAGTACCTGGGCATTTTGGAGCCGCTCCTGAGCCAGGTAGTGGTGACTGAGAATTCCTGGCGGGAGCGGGTCATGCCTGCCGATGAGCTGGAGGCTATTGCCCAGAAAGTCTTCGGGCCTGAGCGCGTCTTCCGCGAAAAGTCCCTGCCCGACGCCATTCAGACGGCCGTGGATATGGTTGACGCCCAGGACGAGTTGGGCGTGGGATACGGGCACGGTGTGCTCATCTGCGGCTCCTTCGTTACCGCTGGCGACGCGCGGGCCCTCCTGAAAGAGCGGCCGAACCCGGACCTGGCGAAACCGAAGGCTGAGAGGGTCTAA
- a CDS encoding ADP-ribose pyrophosphatase, which yields MTTPQFILDLRQSVGHTLLWLNGITAYVVREDGRILLGRRSDTGEWAMVYGINEPGEEPADTTAREVKEETGVDVIVTDLVSIKSSNKPIVYANGDQTMYMDMSFICKPDPAGNIEPFVGDDESLSVGWFDPSNLPQPLAASTLERLELIHQYLANASHGDRHALFFGGQGSQDAPSSQTA from the coding sequence ATGACGACTCCGCAATTTATCCTTGACCTGCGCCAATCAGTAGGACATACCCTCCTCTGGCTCAACGGCATCACGGCCTACGTGGTCCGTGAAGATGGCCGCATCCTTCTGGGCCGCCGGTCCGACACCGGCGAGTGGGCCATGGTCTACGGCATCAACGAGCCCGGCGAAGAGCCCGCCGACACGACCGCCCGCGAAGTCAAAGAAGAGACCGGCGTGGATGTCATAGTCACCGACCTAGTTTCGATCAAGTCCTCAAACAAGCCGATTGTGTATGCTAACGGCGATCAGACCATGTACATGGATATGTCCTTCATCTGCAAGCCCGACCCGGCCGGCAACATCGAACCCTTCGTAGGCGACGACGAGAGCCTATCTGTGGGCTGGTTCGACCCCAGCAACCTCCCCCAGCCCCTAGCCGCTTCCACGCTCGAGCGCCTGGAACTCATCCATCAGTACCTGGCCAACGCCTCCCATGGCGACCGCCACGCCCTCTTCTTCGGCGGCCAGGGCAGCCAGGATGCCCCAAGCAGCCAAACTGCCTGA